One stretch of Candidatus Poribacteria bacterium DNA includes these proteins:
- a CDS encoding sigma-70 family RNA polymerase sigma factor: MMNTRKSTSAYTASELEHIDEDELVNRFQNGDIEAFNPLVLKYQKKIYNLIYQRIRDREIAKDISQEVFLKAFKALPDFKGGSAFYSWIYRIAINSSIDFQRRRNRNRVLTFEELPPDADEVLRMSDAHPSPEKLLEEKELGKIIREAVRKLPPGQRRVFNLRHRRELAIKEIAVLLNRSEGTIKTHLHHAHRRLQSMLLPYLRNEPLEWHSET, translated from the coding sequence ATGATGAACACTCGAAAATCCACCAGCGCATACACAGCCTCGGAACTTGAGCACATTGATGAGGATGAACTCGTCAATCGGTTTCAGAATGGTGACATAGAAGCTTTTAATCCGCTCGTTCTTAAATATCAAAAGAAAATATATAACCTTATTTATCAGCGCATTCGTGATAGAGAAATAGCAAAAGATATTAGCCAAGAGGTATTTTTAAAAGCGTTTAAAGCATTACCCGACTTCAAGGGTGGCTCTGCGTTCTACAGTTGGATTTACCGAATCGCTATCAATAGTAGCATTGACTTTCAGCGGCGGCGTAACCGTAACAGAGTCCTGACGTTTGAAGAATTACCACCTGATGCCGACGAAGTCCTAAGGATGTCAGATGCTCACCCGTCCCCCGAAAAACTCCTTGAAGAAAAGGAACTTGGTAAGATCATTCGAGAGGCGGTGCGGAAACTCCCACCCGGTCAGCGTCGTGTTTTCAATCTGCGTCACCGAAGGGAATTGGCAATTAAAGAGATTGCGGTTCTGTTAAACAGATCGGAAGGCACAATTAAAACACACTTACATCACGCGCACCGACGTCTCCAAAGTATGCTTCTTCCTTACCTACGCAATGAGCCGTTGGAATGGCATTCAGAAACTTAG
- a CDS encoding nucleoside deaminase yields MGRALKLAQQAGEQGEVPVGALLVSGDRLIAEAFNLRETRGSPIAHAEMLVLQAASEKLGNWRFVDTTFYVTLEPCPMCAGAIVLARIPRVVYAATDPKSGAAGTLYNILQDERLNHRVELVSGVCAEESSALLKSFFQQRRQKSE; encoded by the coding sequence ATGGGACGAGCTCTCAAATTAGCCCAACAGGCAGGCGAACAAGGAGAAGTACCCGTTGGTGCCCTGCTTGTAAGCGGCGATCGCCTCATCGCTGAAGCATTTAACTTACGCGAAACACGCGGCAGTCCTATCGCACACGCCGAAATGCTTGTCCTACAAGCCGCATCCGAAAAACTTGGCAACTGGCGATTTGTGGATACCACGTTCTATGTGACGTTGGAACCTTGTCCAATGTGTGCCGGCGCGATTGTATTGGCGCGTATCCCAAGAGTTGTTTACGCAGCAACAGACCCGAAATCAGGGGCAGCCGGAACGCTCTATAATATCCTTCAAGATGAACGATTGAATCATCGGGTTGAATTGGTCAGTGGAGTCTGTGCAGAAGAAAGTAGTGCCCTTCTGAAGTCCTTTTTCCAGCAACGCCGCCAGAAATCCGAATAG
- a CDS encoding GNAT family N-acetyltransferase gives MEFRALYPEELEAWLDHVTSVFTGGRQYFSNHWHNDPWRDAEGIRIAVDKGSIVSTVRVFIRKIFLHGEPITVGGIGEVSTRPDYRRRGIATQLLQDSIRFMESRDIVLSSLHGSQHIYSVEGWEKVPRYHAKQSFSAESRSVWEVRPINFDDEAEVKQIAALYDGYARKFNGTFVRDDIAYWTEWVQTESPNAWVAERAGSIEGYISLYQDDNELNVEEFIASENSFEKDKGKELFEGMICNIIAQMDMESFEVVYPAPIADGFNASAIEERGSTMYRINQPAVLSEKMASPTFNSIPNLLHNQPKPLAQGLKSHHIFWYTDGF, from the coding sequence ATGGAATTTCGTGCTCTTTATCCTGAAGAATTAGAAGCATGGCTGGACCATGTCACGTCTGTCTTTACGGGTGGTCGCCAATATTTCTCCAATCATTGGCATAACGATCCGTGGCGGGATGCGGAAGGCATCCGGATCGCAGTTGATAAAGGGAGTATTGTTAGCACGGTACGTGTCTTTATCCGAAAGATATTTTTGCATGGGGAGCCGATAACGGTTGGTGGCATTGGAGAGGTCAGCACGCGTCCAGACTACCGCCGACGCGGCATTGCCACGCAGCTCCTCCAAGATTCGATCCGGTTCATGGAGTCCCGCGATATCGTCCTTTCCTCGTTGCACGGAAGCCAACACATCTATTCAGTTGAAGGATGGGAAAAGGTGCCTCGCTATCATGCAAAACAATCTTTCAGTGCTGAAAGCCGGTCCGTGTGGGAAGTCCGCCCGATCAATTTTGATGATGAAGCCGAAGTTAAGCAGATTGCTGCACTCTACGACGGGTACGCCCGTAAATTCAACGGTACCTTTGTCAGGGACGACATAGCGTATTGGACAGAGTGGGTGCAGACGGAGTCTCCGAACGCTTGGGTTGCTGAACGTGCAGGCAGTATTGAAGGTTATATTTCCCTCTACCAGGATGACAACGAACTAAATGTTGAGGAGTTTATTGCTTCAGAGAATTCCTTTGAAAAAGACAAAGGTAAAGAACTCTTTGAAGGTATGATCTGTAATATCATAGCGCAGATGGATATGGAATCGTTTGAGGTTGTCTATCCTGCCCCAATCGCCGATGGCTTTAACGCATCAGCGATTGAAGAACGCGGGAGTACGATGTATCGTATCAATCAACCCGCCGTGCTTTCCGAGAAGATGGCATCCCCTACATTCAATTCAATTCCGAATCTGTTACACAATCAACCGAAACCTTTGGCGCAAGGCCTCAAGTCGCATCATATCTTTTGGTATACCGACGGATTTTAA
- the dnaX gene encoding DNA polymerase III subunit gamma/tau, translated as MSYEVLAQKWRPQNFSDVVGQEHITTTLKNQILSERIGHAYLFWGPRGTGKTTIARIFAKAVNCPNRIQETQFDSIKTAEPCNQCEFCHEISHDRSFDVIEMDAASNRGIDTIRDLRENVKLSPATCPYKIYIIDEAHMLSTEAFNALLKTLEEPPPHVIFIMATTEHAKIPKTISSRCQDFDFRYLEDEKIIERLQLIAQEEGISADLDVLTLITRQSEGCLRDAENLLELVSATGKDLTIEVVEQTIGLGSSSLLQELAEAITERGLAKGLKTLSNLTKQGTDLSQCLDQLISYFRDLRLLAIDSSLSEQVQSPKSDIPRLKQKAEQMSVNRLSRIIKILMHTNQDIKQYGYPQLQLETALIQLNSLEEGMPLEEIIGKLSTLEQKFDSAGLSAVSTQPSVIDRHQSAADSRKPENRGTVPEFGDINPAYDNNRHKGLPRTENREPRTIPADSHPTVSHRLRDLKDLPSFWDEIKSKLPVMFKHALPEGSVPTVNGTNTVEIPCSPSNFFMITDEDQKLVADILKQEVGKPVKIELVASDTVSESVVSEDVPKETKQKTPMMRRVDAQEDPQLKTVLDLFEATVVDTQ; from the coding sequence ATGTCTTACGAGGTTCTCGCTCAAAAATGGCGTCCCCAAAACTTCAGCGACGTTGTCGGACAGGAACACATTACCACGACGCTCAAAAATCAGATCCTCTCCGAACGCATCGGGCATGCTTACCTTTTTTGGGGACCGCGCGGCACCGGGAAAACCACGATCGCGCGTATCTTTGCCAAAGCCGTCAATTGTCCCAACCGCATTCAAGAAACCCAATTTGACTCTATTAAAACAGCAGAACCTTGCAATCAATGCGAATTTTGCCACGAAATTTCGCACGATAGATCCTTTGACGTAATTGAGATGGATGCTGCCTCCAATCGCGGTATTGATACAATCCGAGACCTCCGTGAAAACGTCAAACTCTCGCCAGCGACCTGCCCCTACAAAATTTATATCATAGATGAAGCGCACATGCTCTCCACGGAGGCATTCAACGCCTTACTGAAAACGCTTGAAGAGCCGCCGCCCCATGTCATATTTATTATGGCAACAACCGAGCATGCTAAGATCCCGAAGACAATCAGTTCTCGCTGTCAAGATTTCGATTTTCGATACCTCGAAGATGAAAAGATAATCGAACGTTTGCAGTTAATTGCCCAAGAAGAAGGTATTTCAGCGGATCTGGATGTACTCACCCTCATCACGCGTCAATCCGAGGGATGTCTACGCGATGCAGAAAACCTATTGGAACTCGTTTCCGCCACTGGAAAAGATTTAACAATCGAAGTCGTTGAACAGACCATCGGACTCGGTTCCAGCTCCCTCCTTCAGGAACTTGCCGAAGCAATTACGGAAAGAGGTCTCGCAAAGGGGTTGAAAACTCTCAGTAACCTGACGAAGCAAGGCACAGACTTGTCGCAATGCTTGGATCAACTGATCAGTTATTTCCGGGACTTACGGCTTTTAGCAATCGACAGCAGCCTCAGTGAACAGGTTCAGAGTCCCAAGTCAGATATCCCCAGACTCAAGCAGAAGGCAGAACAGATGTCGGTAAACAGATTGTCCCGGATTATCAAAATTTTGATGCACACCAATCAAGACATCAAACAGTATGGTTATCCACAACTTCAATTAGAGACAGCACTCATTCAACTTAACTCGCTTGAAGAAGGCATGCCCCTTGAGGAAATAATCGGCAAATTATCGACATTGGAGCAAAAATTCGATTCAGCGGGGCTTTCAGCCGTCAGTACGCAACCCTCAGTAATTGATAGGCACCAATCGGCAGCCGATTCTCGGAAACCAGAGAACCGGGGAACAGTTCCGGAATTCGGGGATATAAACCCCGCCTATGATAACAACCGCCACAAGGGACTACCGAGAACCGAGAACCGAGAACCGAGAACCATTCCCGCCGATAGCCATCCCACTGTTTCACACAGGCTCAGAGATTTGAAAGATCTCCCTTCATTTTGGGATGAGATAAAATCAAAACTCCCTGTGATGTTCAAGCACGCATTACCAGAGGGATCTGTCCCCACTGTGAATGGCACAAACACGGTCGAAATTCCCTGTTCACCCTCCAACTTTTTTATGATAACGGATGAAGACCAAAAACTTGTAGCCGATATCCTAAAACAGGAGGTCGGCAAACCCGTAAAAATCGAATTGGTTGCTTCGGATACAGTGTCGGAATCGGTAGTATCCGAGGATGTACCAAAAGAAACAAAACAGAAAACACCAATGATGCGTAGGGTTGACGCCCAAGAGGATCCACAACTTAAAACCGTTCTTGACCTTTTCGAGGCAACGGTTGTAGACACTCAGTAA
- a CDS encoding HAMP domain-containing protein, whose product MRRYSIQTKIVLPFLILFACVTIFVPLLTVELFAWKYSEQFTRETQGWLDTIVETGFIREPSEKIKKAYSVEIMVFGSDYTLNDSTLVGLSDTEQDWANLAEKMKLREVKDHLREASNIPITHDVVLAGKPYKVFYLSLRPERFYCLLRPMEKIAEAKRTLTWYMLGIAVLVMALIAFISYRIGKNLTNPIKVLVDSTARVATGDLDEQCEIKTHDEIGDLAAAFNQMTRDLKASRDQLLQAERLATAGKMSASFAHEIRNPLSSMRMLAQMLLQKPEMSGEKHQQSVRYILEEIERIDTIVKGLMDFARPSSLDLKQQRITPILQTVLSLMEANLAHHNIQLVLDVLPETPEIQFDSDKLKQAFMNVVLNAMEAMPQGGVLRVSTFTENDSVCIKVKDTGIGIPAEDLEHLFEPFFTRKARGTGLGLANVKRILEEHGGTVEIDSIPDEGTEVLLWLPVDTSA is encoded by the coding sequence ATGCGTCGGTATAGCATTCAAACCAAAATTGTTCTTCCCTTTCTGATCCTATTTGCGTGTGTCACTATCTTTGTGCCATTGCTAACAGTTGAACTGTTTGCGTGGAAATACAGTGAACAGTTTACACGTGAAACCCAAGGCTGGCTCGACACCATCGTAGAGACTGGATTTATTCGGGAACCGAGCGAAAAAATCAAGAAAGCGTATAGTGTAGAAATTATGGTTTTCGGTTCCGATTACACGCTTAACGACAGCACGTTAGTTGGGCTTTCTGATACTGAACAGGACTGGGCAAACTTAGCGGAAAAAATGAAGCTGCGTGAAGTCAAAGATCACCTCCGAGAAGCCAGCAACATCCCTATTACACACGATGTGGTGCTCGCTGGAAAGCCTTACAAGGTTTTTTATCTTTCACTCCGTCCTGAACGGTTCTACTGCTTATTGCGTCCGATGGAAAAGATAGCCGAAGCGAAACGGACCCTGACATGGTATATGTTAGGTATTGCGGTTCTCGTTATGGCACTGATTGCATTTATCAGTTACCGAATCGGTAAGAATTTGACGAACCCGATTAAGGTTTTGGTCGATTCCACGGCTCGTGTCGCGACAGGCGACCTGGACGAACAGTGTGAGATTAAGACGCATGATGAAATTGGCGATCTCGCGGCTGCATTCAACCAGATGACAAGGGACCTCAAAGCGTCGAGAGATCAGTTACTGCAAGCGGAACGATTGGCGACGGCGGGAAAAATGTCTGCCTCCTTCGCGCACGAGATCCGAAATCCGCTGTCATCTATGCGGATGTTGGCACAGATGTTGCTGCAGAAGCCGGAAATGTCGGGAGAGAAACATCAGCAATCCGTTCGTTATATTCTTGAGGAAATTGAGCGAATTGATACCATTGTGAAAGGTTTAATGGACTTCGCACGTCCCTCGTCGCTTGACCTGAAACAACAGCGGATTACCCCTATCCTACAAACGGTTCTCTCTTTGATGGAAGCCAACTTAGCGCATCACAACATCCAACTCGTCTTAGATGTGTTACCTGAAACCCCAGAAATCCAATTTGATTCAGATAAACTGAAGCAGGCGTTTATGAATGTGGTCCTGAATGCCATGGAGGCGATGCCGCAAGGTGGAGTGCTGCGGGTGTCCACCTTTACGGAAAACGATAGCGTCTGTATCAAGGTTAAGGACACAGGCATCGGGATACCAGCGGAGGATTTAGAGCATCTCTTTGAACCGTTTTTCACCCGGAAGGCGAGAGGCACAGGACTTGGATTAGCGAATGTCAAACGAATCCTTGAAGAGCATGGCGGCACGGTAGAGATTGACAGCATTCCCGATGAAGGGACGGAAGTGTTGTTATGGTTGCCGGTGGATACTTCTGCGTGA